Genomic DNA from Chaetodon trifascialis isolate fChaTrf1 chromosome 19, fChaTrf1.hap1, whole genome shotgun sequence:
GGCATTATTCTGGTGGTCCACCTGCACTCCtgctcactcatgtctaaatatgatgTCCTCAGATTGTAAATggcgtgtgtctgtctctctctgtctctcgagtgctctgagatagatgcagtatatatactctgtaggatgccacagctgtttctgattGGTACAGCcacattaattgattagtttgcatccctgttacacctgtgtacattcggtcaggttgagtgaccattacgcgtgctgaacgcgcttgcgatgtggtcacatgagatactgatcaaaacatataaatttaggtctgactgtatgtgctgactcacatagttgcattgaatcgtggctgttgctaattattgatcgcagtgaaatgccagacactgtggaaagctgcctgtgaggtattggtgacgtgggcgcacgactccgccaatttacgaaaatccactcCCCCAGCGGCACACTGCTGGCACAtagagttgaccaggtctggggtggcgagctttcagcgcacttttacaccgccagcgtggaccgaaatggaccgaaaatccaaatctgccggCCGATcctgctgacacctccccctactgcaccgcaacacccatcctggcgttcctctgtgtgcctcggtttaccaaaaaTCCAAGTGCGCTGcgtgcctgcctgcgctgcacaaaaataccactgtgcgGGCACGCACCCTGCGCCCCGCCAGTGGCGgggatgaaaatagagcccagtgtGTTTAAACCATTTACATGATTGCATAAACTAACAGTTCATTATATTGTATCCAAGTCTGTGTTTCACATTAATATGGAGTTTTCATAACATAATTTAACAAAAGTCATTAACACCATGACACAATAGTACAGGTTGCAGAGTCTAAGGACATGCTTAATCTTTATTGCTCCAAATTTTATCAGTACTGACTCATCTAGTAGCTTATAGGTCAAAGCAGTTTTGTGTTAGAAAAATCAccttgaaatatttttctagATATAATCATTCTGAAAGCCGATCTGAACCAGCTGTAAAagaaagcataaataaatggatTGAGCATAGAATTTGACAGTGCAAGCCAGTTCAGACTTTCAATCACTGCAGCTGGCACTGACACATCATTCAACAGCTGAAAGgaaatacagagaaagaaaggagaccAGCACATCAGAAATAGTCCCATAACGATTGCAAGAGTTTTAGtggcttttctctccatcttactGGCAGTGGCTCCCTGGATGCTGCGTACCTGTCTCTGTGCAACGAGGAAAATCCTCAGGTAGATACAGAGCATTAAAATCACTGGGAggtaaaatgagaaaatggatCCCAAAATGTTTGCAAGCagaacatcaataaaacacatctgttcacatttctcatgttttattccTGCCATTATAAAGCCAATAGCAACTAGAACTGGAAAACTCCAGCTTACCAGGATCATGATGAcaacaacatgaacatttatCTTAGTTCTATATGTTAGAGGGTGACACACTGCATAATATCTGTCAATAGAAATACAACATAAATTCAGAATGGAAGCTGTGCTCAGTGTTACATCAAAGCTCTCTCGtactttacaaaataaatgttcagaGTACAGACATGAACTTACAGAGAATTCCATGCTAAAAGGAAAAACTACAACCCCAACAAGCAGGTCAGCTACCGCCAAGGAAAGGATGAGAGAGTTTGTAGGAGTGTGGAGCTGTTTGAAGTAAATGATAGAGATTAATACAAGAAGGTTTCCACATATTGTGACAACAGCCAATGAGCCGAGGAAAACATCTAATAAAACACATACTATGGAAGGTGAACTTGTCCTCATATAAGAAACATTTTGTATTTCATAACAGGGATGCATGTCAGTAGAAGTGTGTTTGACAGTGACTTCCGGTGCCATGTTTCTGGGTTCCTGCAAATCAGTTTTCCATTAAAAATTAGCAATATTCAAAACGGAACAGTAAcgtttattttaaaatatttaggCCTGCATGAGTGCAAAACTACAATGATAGCTTTCTAGATGGAAATAGATATTTTCAGTTTATGTCATACCTCTGAAATGTTGAAAGTAGTTCATACATCAGTGTTGATGGGTGTTCCTCATTACTGTGCCACTGGGCACAATGTTGATTTTTATCAACCCTGTCTCATTTccataataaatacattatatAACGGTCCAATCAGATGTGGGACTATTCATCTTGTTGACATTAGATGCCAGAGCAAAATAATGTACTGTAGATGACAATACCTGTCATCCTTTTGTGAGTCCTTTCATTTTACCAGAGCTGTTAAGATCTGATTCACCTTTTGGGTTAAAATTTTAACCACAACCCTAATCCATTTCCACGCTCTGCTTTGAGGAGCAAAACCTAGCAAAGCACAGAAATAGCTTGCAGAATTAAAACCAAAATGCCACTCAGTATAGTTCTGTCAAAATAAGCAATTAaactatccatccattcatccattgtCTAcacccgactatccctttcggggttgcgggagggctggagcctatcccagctgtcattgcgCGAAGGGAGGGGTTGATTTTAAATGTTAGTTGCCTTTACTTAGGATCAGGCATGGCACGGGTGGGCCTGACAGGCCTGGGCCCACCAACTTGTACAACTGGCCCACCCTAAATAACTTGAAGAattttcttaacatttatttttaataaataaaatcagcacTTTAATAaaacccttaaaaaaaaaacgcttctatttaaaaaaaaaaaaaaaaaaaattacaacacTTATTCGGCTATTATCACGTGAGGTCTAGTCCAGTCACAGCGGGCCATCATTGATCACCCCAGACATGTTACGCTCGTGCACACATGTCACAATCTGGTGGTTGTTTGGCAAAGGCAAATGGTGACTGAGAAGGGCAGTGGATTCTATATTGTAGGCACAGGCTGCTACAGTTAAATGAATACATCGCTATGGCACAACAGTTATCTATATTAAGGTATGTTAAAAAGGTAAGAACTGAGTTGCCACAAAATAACGCATCATTTTCCAACTATGTAGAAGCGGTGTATTTAGGAAATCTTATCATTGCTTTTTTATATACCTGCAAATGCATGTGCAAATGCACGTACACATGTACACAATACGGGAGGTAGAGCTAAAAACTCCTGCCTGACTTGACTGTCTTCACATTACCTTCACAGACAGTTAAGGTCATGAATGAACAGCGCAGCGCAGTGCACCTCGCCCTCTCTCCTGTTAAAAGTCATTGTAGCTCACACAGTACTCTGATcactctgtttctccctctccttgcaATCAATTTAAAGAGTAATCCAGTCAGATCAAACAAAATTGAATTAACAGGCATTAAACTGCCTGTTTTCGTAATGAATTGATGTATTGATCCACTTGATCCATAGCGAAAATATAGATAATGAGATAAGCCGCGTGTGCCTTctgtaataaatacaaactgtcGCAGTGAAATAATAAACTAtggcattgaaaatgttttttaaaaagattttgaacATGTCATAATCAGCTAGATGTACTAATCGCCCTCCACAGCATGAtaccaatttttttttttttaagttggaAGCCGTGTTAACTTTTGTAATTAAGAGGCCCACATAGAGTAACGGTCGCCCACCCAAAATTGAAATTCTGGCGCCATGCCTGCCGAGGATAGCGACAGAGCGCCATCCTCACGGCTAATTAGACATGAGAGATGGGGTTGAGCGTCAAAAGCACAATGGTTAAAAATTAAGCCATAGACATAAACAGCCATTAAACTGTAACATGAGTTTTATATCCATCGTTTGATTTTTTGTTCACGTTCAACAGTGTCCCTCATTTGTGCTGCCACCATGGTGGGATGGCTCTCCCTGACACACAAAGTGCATCTCTATCCATAATGTTGCAACTCTGTCCATAATGGCTGTGTTATGTTTGAAGAGGACCATTAAGAAAATTTACCGTACATAAGACCTATGTGTCAAAAAAGAACATGGCCTCTTGAAGCTTTTTGACAGATCAATGTAGAAATGAGAAGGTTATGTGTGCAGCACTAAAGTATTGTTTGTGGTGATAAATCATTAAGTTTCTCCTTTTTTGACTCATACCTTTTTCAATCTTTGTGCCAATAACAGTACCGTATGAAGAAAGCATTCATGACATAGTGTAGACAAACATCTCTAAGTAGAAAAACAATCATTGTAACCAATAAAGAACTGTTCAGAATGGGGCCAACAATTATTCAGAGTCCAACTCTAAACGGGACCAGACAGTTTGAGGCCAGTATCAGGATCATTCCTGTGAGAAGAAATGTCCTCATCCTGCAAGtgtttgaagatgtttttgAAAACTCATCCACGAATGTAATTTTCTAACAATTTTATTTATGCAATGCATTTAAACATGTATGAGATTAAAGATTTTCAATCAAGACAAAGATACAGTAATCAGAATTATATTGAATATTTTACTCAGTGtgtgggtggcacggtggagcagcaggtagtgcgcgtgcctcacagcaaggaggtcgccggttcaatccgcggggcctttctgtgtgaagtttgcatgttctttccgtgcatgcttgggttctctccaggcacccCGGCTTCcacccacagaccaaaaatatgctcgttaggttaactggtgactctagAATTGTCcttgagtgtgaatgtgaatggttgtttgtttgtatatgttgctctgcgatcaactggcgaccagttcagggtgtaccctgcctctcgcccgttgacagctgggataggctccagccccccctgcaaccccgaaaagggatagaAGGGtgtagacaatggatggatggatggatgggttttaCTCAGTGTCGGCATCATATAGCACCAGGAAAAGCTGAGACAAGCACAATCAGAATATTTCTCTATATTTGTACATGACGCGTTTGTTGTTTATGTGATTGCATAAACGATTCATCATGTTGGACCTCAGTCTGTGTTTCACCTTAATATGTAGTTACAGCATAGTTTAAAAAGAATTATACAAGACATGATGCAAATGTACAGGCTGTAGAGTCTAATGATACCTTTTGTTTTGATTGTCCCAAATGTCATCAGCACTGATTCATCTAGTAGTTTGTGCTGCACTCCAAAGAATGCAGTCAATGCAGTTTTGAATTGGAAAAATCAccttgaaatatttttctagATATGATTATTCTGAAAGCCGATCTGAACCAGCTGTAAAagaaagcataaataaatggatTGAGCATAGAATTTGACAGTGCAAGCCAGTTCAGACTTTCAATCACTGCAATTGGCACTGACACATTATTCaacagctgaaaggaaaaacagagaaagaaaggaagccAGCAGATCAGAAATACTCCCATAACGATTGCAAGAGTTTTAGtggcttttctctccatcttactGGCAGTGGCTCCACACTTTGTGCCCTGGATGCTGTGTACCTGTCTCTGTGCAACAAGGAAAATCTTCAGGTAGATACAGAGCATTAAAATCACCGGGAggtaaaatgagaaaatgggTCCCAAAATGTTTGCAAGCagaacatcaataaaacacatttgttcacatttctcatgttttattccTGCCATTATAAAGCCAATAGCAACTAGAACTGAAACACTCCAGCTCAACAGGATCATCATCAcaacaacatgaacatttatCTTAGTTCTATATGTCAGAGGGTGACACACTGTATAATATCTGTCAAcagaaatacaacataaatTCAGGATGGAAGCTGTGCTCAGTGTTACATCAAAGCTCTCTCGTACTTTGCAAAATAAATGTTCAGAGTACAGACATGAACTTACAGAGAATTCCATGCTGAAAGGAAAAACTACAACCCCAACAAGCAGGTCAGCTACTGCCAAGGAAAGGATGAGAGAGTTTGTAGGAGTGTGGAGCTGTTTGAAGTAAATGATGGAGATTAGTACAAGAAGGTTTCCACATATTGTGACAACAGAAAATGAGCCGAGGAAAACATATAATAAAACACATACTGTGGAAGGTGAGCTTGTCCTCATATAAGAAACATTTTGTATTTCATAACAGGGATGTATGTCAGTGTAAGTGTGTTCGACAGTGACTTCTGGTGCCATGTTTCTGGGCTCCTGCAAATCAGTttttatcagaatcagaattagaaATACTTCattgatccccaaggggaaattgttttccattaaaaattatcattatttaaaactgaaaatttctgtttatttgaaaatatttaGGCCTGCATGAGTGCAAAACCACAGTGATAGCTCTATAGACTGAAATTGagattttcagtttgtgtcATACCTTTGAAATGTTGAAGGCAGTTCATCCATCAGTGATGATGGGTGTTCCTCATTACTGTGCCACTGGGCACAATCTTCATTTTATCAACCTCTGTCTCATTTCAATAATAAGCAACTTCTATAACTGTCCAATCAGATGTATCATCTTTTCATCTCGTTGACATTAGATGCCAGAGCAACATAATGTACTGTAGATGATACTCACTGTTTAAATCCTTTTGtgaatcatttcagtttatCAGAATTGTTGATATCTAATTTATCACTTAGGTAGACATACTAAGATCTTTTTCCAAGAACATGAAAGCAGAAGTCACTGGCCAAAAAATAATTAACCTTAATTCCAATCTATTGAAAATCTGaaagggctgcacagtggcgcagcaggtagtgcgcgtgcctcacagcaagaaggtcgcaggttcgattcccgggtcgggcctttctgtgtgaagtttgcatgttcttcccgtgcatgcgtgggttctctccgggcactccagcttcctcccacagaccaaaaacatgctcattaggttgattggtgactctaaattgcccctaggtgtgagtgtgcgcGTGAATGGTGTATggtgtatgtgccctgcaatcggctggcgaccgggCCAGGGTGTACGCCGCCTttcgcccgctgacagccgagataggctccggcccccccgcgaccccgaaagggagaagcagcatagaaaatggatggatggatggatgaaaatctgaaaatgggCAACTAATATGGCCATTCATGTCAGGTAGTTTTCTGGAAATAGCAGAAGCTCACAGAGTAATACTCGTTGGTACAGTAGAAGAGGTAGCAGTGATAATGTTAGTAATGACAGTTTACAACATTAACTCCTTCACTCCTTTAATGCTCTTTTTTCAAGAACAAACTCTAGCAAGGTCTGAAAGGTCCATTTTAAAAGGTCGcctgtaaaatgaaaatgaaaaggccAATCAGTGTGTTGAGGTCAGAAGAAGTGATACAAAGAGAGATTACATATATAATTTGGAGCAAGACAGAACAGATCATAATAGAATATCAATGGGGGGTGGTCACGTGACCCGAAGCAAGATGGCTGCCTGAGCTTCTGCTCCGCTCCAGGCTATTATTAAACTCCAATATTTCTCCTATTAAATCTGACTGCGCAAACTACACTTGGCTGCCGTGATGCCTAGACCACAGCGCGACAAAGATTTTCCTATTTTTTCGTCAGCTGGCCATCATCCTAGCAAGAAGAAGGAGCTCTCTCAGTCGGCCACATGCTTTACTAATGAGGAGCCTCAGGATGCTAGCAACCCCGAGCTTCTCAGTCCGGCTACCATGGAGCGGATATTGGCTGAGGTTAAATCAGTGGCTTCACGCGTGGGTGAGATGGATACGTCGGTCGGCACTCGTTTGGATGCTATTGACGGAGCTCTCAGTGAAATTAAAACATCTGTTATCACCGTGGAGAGCTCACTTTCCAGCTTCTGCAACCGCGTGACCGACCTAGAGAAACGCATGGAGGAGGCTGAGAGCAGAGTTTCCACATCCGAGGACGATTACAATAAATTCCGCACCCACCTGGCCTCCATGGAAAAAATGACCTTGAAAACCGTGGCCGGCGTAAAAACCTGAAGATTGTTAATCTCCCAGAGAAGGCAGAGAATGGCACATCGCTTCTGGACTTCCTCCAGACCCAGCTGCCGACCTTGGTCGGCTTGCCCGCCGACTTTCCCTCCCTGGAGATCGAGCGCGCCCACCGAGCCTTGACCCCCTCTCCGGGCCCTAATAATCCCCCAAGAAGTGTCCTTGTGAGGTTCCTGCGATTCCCTCAAAGAGAGGCCGTGCTTAGAGCAGCCTTGAAGAAGCGTGACATCTTATATGACGGCTCCCAGCTACGGTTTTACCCCGACCTCTCTGCCGAGGTTTTGCGCAGACGAAGGGAGTTTGACACCGTGGGAAAGATGATGGCTCGGCGCAACATGTACCGTGGATTTGCTTATCCAGCTCGTCTCCGGTGTCTCCATGATGGTCGGATCCATTTCTTTGATACGCCAGAGTCCGCTGCTGATTTTTTGGACACTCTCAAGTGAGGTAAACTTTTTATACTTTGCCAATTATGACGGAGAATATTGGATTTAACCCGCGATGAACCCCCTCGAAACATTTCTTGGTGCTTTTGGCTGTTAAAGCAACAGTTGGAAAATAAGCAGCAGTGTTGAACTGGACTGCGTCTCTCTCCCTGGGAAAGAggtgttttgtttatcttcataCCTGCTTAATTAAGGATGCTAATGTGCACGGTCATTTTTCACAAGATGGACTCCAACGTTTAATTTCTTCTTAAACATAGTGCTCCTTTTTTTGCAATTATGTGCCATATTGACATTGGTTccaacttttccttttttctctttttcatgaCAATGCGTTGATTTTTCTTTAATctactgtgttttatttctaatTAAGTAACTATTGATTACGGGCAGGTTTGAAAGTATCTCAGGGCATTTctatctttttatttatttatatatattttttcaactttattttGGGGTATCTCGCGGTGGGTGTCATTATTTAGCCTGGAGTTTGGACATTGTCTCGGGTGTCTAAGCTGCTATTGTGGTCTACTTGAAGATGAGATACGCAGTATCTGCGCTTAATATGCTTGGTGACTTCGTTTGGGGTAGTTTTATCCTGTCGTTTGGGGACAGGATTAGGGAGGGTAAATGCTGCAATTTTgggttgttgctgtttttggaaTTTTTATTTGACTATTTTTATTGTGTTGGGCGGTCAGGGTTCGGCTCTCCTTATATGTGGTATATCTGCCTAAACTTTAGTGACTTTACTACAGTTACATTTCAACCTTACACTTGTTATGGCTGGGATGCTCA
This window encodes:
- the LOC139348092 gene encoding trace amine-associated receptor 1-like, translated to MRTSSPSIVCVLLDVFLGSLAVVTICGNLLVLISIIYFKQLHTPTNSLILSLAVADLLVGVVVFPFSMEFSVSSCLYSEHLFCKVRESFDVTLSTASILNLCCISIDRYYAVCHPLTYRTKINVHVVVIMILVSWSFPVLVAIGFIMAGIKHEKCEQMCFIDVLLANILGSIFSFYLPVILMLCIYLRIFLVAQRQVRSIQGATASKMERKATKTLAIVMGLFLMCWSPFFLCISFQLLNDVSVPAAVIESLNWLALSNSMLNPFIYAFFYSWFRSAFRMIISRKIFQGDFSNTKLL
- the LOC139348093 gene encoding trace amine-associated receptor 1-like, which gives rise to MRTSSPSTVCVLLYVFLGSFSVVTICGNLLVLISIIYFKQLHTPTNSLILSLAVADLLVGVVVFPFSMEFSVSSCLYSEHLFCKVRESFDVTLSTASILNLCCISVDRYYTVCHPLTYRTKINVHVVVMMILLSWSVSVLVAIGFIMAGIKHEKCEQMCFIDVLLANILGPIFSFYLPVILMLCIYLKIFLVAQRQVHSIQGTKCGATASKMERKATKTLAIVMGVFLICWLPFFLCFSFQLLNNVSVPIAVIESLNWLALSNSMLNPFIYAFFYSWFRSAFRIIISRKIFQGDFSNSKLH